From a region of the Mercurialis annua linkage group LG1-X, ddMerAnnu1.2, whole genome shotgun sequence genome:
- the LOC126679887 gene encoding protein NRT1/ PTR FAMILY 1.2-like, with the protein MESDQTETSDQNMITEPLLLSNSNGGFRTLPFIVANMAFERVASYGLLPNMILYLTREYRIEVSKGANILFFWSATTNFMPILGAFLADSYVGRFWMISFGSLATLLGTILLWLTTMIPQARPPHCGQYSDDCQSATTSQFLLLYSSFGLLSIGAGGIRSSSLAFGADQLGMGNHDLKNAGILESFISWYYVFVSFSAVIAITFIVYIQDELGWKVGFGIPVVLMTISAISFFLASPIYVKSRPEASLFTKFAQVFAAAYKNRGVLLSSRATDEEYFSRKGASLLAPSHKLRFLNKACIIENPEEDLTPDGRASDPWKLCTVDQVEELKALIKIIPLWSSGMIMSINLAQSSFPVLQASTMDRHITSNFEIPAGSFSVFMVISLAIWVTLYDRLIIPLASKLKGKPIRLSLKKRMGIGILLSSSSMAAFAIIEKNRREKAIKQGFSDDPDAIVDMSAMWLLPYHVLGGLAEAFNAIGQNEFYYTELPRSMASIASTLFDMGMSIANLIASLLMSSINNLSKREGEESWVSSNINKGHYDYYYWLLACLSLLNFVYFVACSKGYGPYRREWVTS; encoded by the exons ATGGAAAGCGATCAAACAGAAACCAGTGATCAGAATATGATTACAGAGCCACTTCTTTTGAGCAATTCTAATGGCGGATTCAGAACCTTGCCCTTCATCGTAG CAAATATGGCATTTGAGAGAGTGGCGAGCTATGGGCTATTGCCAAACATGATTCTGTATTTGACGAGAGAGTATAGAATTGAGGTTTCTAAAGGAGCCAACATACTGTTTTTCTGGTCGGCGACCACCAATTTCATGCCCATTCTCGGAGCTTTTCTTGCCGATTCTTACGTCGGCCGATTTTGGATGATTTCTTTTGGATCACTGGCTACTCTTCTG GGAACAATTCTGTTATGGTTGACAACAATGATTCCACAAGCAAGACCGCCACATTGCGGTCAATACAGCGACGATTGCCAATCCGCGACTACATCACAGTTTCTACTTTTATATTCATCATTCGGTCTTCTCTCCATAGGAGCCGGTGGCATTAGGTCTTCGTCTTTAGCCTTCGGTGCTGATCAATTAGGCATGGGAAATCACGACCTGAAAAATGCAGGAATATTAGAGAGCTTCATTAGCTGGTACTATGTTTTCGTGTCGTTTTCAGCAGTAATTGCAATCACTTTTATTGTTTATATTCAAGATGAGCTGGGCTGGAAAGTAGGATTTGGAATTCCTGTAGTGCTGATGACCATTTCTGCAATTTCTTTCTTCTTGGCTTCTCCAATTTATGTCAAGTCTAGACCTGAGGCTAGCTTGTTTACCAAGTTTGCTCAAGTTTTTGCTGCAGCTTATAAAAACAGAGGAGTTTTGTTGTCGTCTCGAGCTACTGACGAAGAGTATTTTAGTAGAAAGGGTGCGTCTCTTCTGGCTCCAAGTCATAAATTAAG GTTTTTGAACAAAGCATGCATCATCGAAAATCCTGAAGAAGACTTGACCCCAGATGGAAGAGCATCAGATCCATGGAAACTCTGTACAGTGGATCAAGTAGAAGAGTTGAAGGCACTCATCAAAATCATCCCATTATGGTCATCAGGAATGATAATGTCTATAAATCTAGCTCAAAGCTCTTTCCCCGTTCTCCAAGCATCCACAATGGATCGACACATTACTTCAAATTTCGAAATTCCTGCGGGATCCTTCAGCGTTTTTATGGTTATATCTCTAGCAATATGGGTTACTCTCTACGACCGCTTGATTATCCCGCTAGCATCAAAACTAAAGGGCAAGCCTATTCGTCTCAGCTTGAAGAAAAGAATGGGAATTGGGATTCTTTTATCATCGTCGTCAATGGCAGCTTTCGCGATCATAGAAAAAAACCGGAGAGAAAAAGCGATCAAACAAGGATTTTCAGACGACCCGGATGCAATTGTGGATATGTCCGCAATGTGGCTATTGCCATATCATGTTCTAGGTGGATTAGCAGAGGCATTCAATGCAATCGGACAGAATGAATTTTACTACACTGAGCTGCCTAGAAGTATGGCAAGTATTGCTTCTACTCTTTTTGACATGGGAATGTCTATTGCAAACTTGATAGCAAGTTTGTTAATGAGTAGTATTAATAATTTGAGTAAAAGAGAAGGAGAAGAGAGTTGGGTTTCAAGTAACATTAATAAGGGTcattatgattattattattggcTTCTTGCTTGTTTGAGTTTGCTTAACTTTGTATATTTTGTTGCTTGTAGCAAGGGTTATGGTCCTTATAGAAGAGAATGGGTTACTAGCTAA